From Coffea arabica cultivar ET-39 chromosome 10e, Coffea Arabica ET-39 HiFi, whole genome shotgun sequence, one genomic window encodes:
- the LOC140015146 gene encoding uncharacterized protein — translation MGDFNDITSNDEKWGGRVRENRSFQDFRKFINDNQLIDVGYEGKPWTWSNNWYGSGEVKERIDRGLCTFEWTQCYDEANCTHIESNASDHSLLILEVQKERKKRKKRFQFDKRWLQQNEVEEVVKKAWNIPCVGTKWYKVKEKIKNCRVELLKWNSCKKGNSLEKIKWCKNQIEEIKASTDENKKQQVQEMKRQLKMAYDEEEAYWNQKSRLKWLKEGDKNTQFFHATVKGRRKRNRLQKLRMGCGEWTTNEEELGGEIAKYYEDLFKSTAAGELEEILEGIPVTITEQMNKELTKKVNENEIKTAFFSMDPNKAPGSDGMSPLFFQKFWSIIKKDLVNAIQGFFHNGVILKAINHTVISLIPKVECPTEINQYRPISLCQVVYKALAKILVNRLKPFLSRCISKSQSAFVPDRQILDNVILSHELMHFLKNKRLGREGSMAVKLDMSKAYDRVEWRFLKAVMEKMGFCSTWEAEKLIKILKVYEEATGQLINMEKSSVFFSKNTMPTVKSEVCQVMGSIQQVGQGKYLGLPMIITRSKEQVFGFIRNSIDKKLQGWRNKLLSQGGK, via the exons ATGGGAGATTTCAATGATATTACCTCTAATGATGAAAAATGGGGCGGAAGAGTGAGAGAGAATAGAAGCTTTCAAGatttcagaaaattcataaatgaTAACCAGTTGATAGATGTGGGATATGAGGGGAAGCCATGGACATGGAGCAACAACTGGTATGGGTCTGGAGAAGTGAAAGAAAGGATTGACAGGGGCTTATGTACTTTTGAATGGACTCAGTGCTATGATGAAGCCAATTGTACACACATAGAGTCTAATGCCTCAGATCACAGTTTGCTAATTCTGGAAGTtcagaaagaaaggaaaaaaaggaaaaagagattcCAGTTTGATAAGAGGTGGCTCCAACAAAATGAGGTAGAGGAGGTGGTTAAGAAGGCATGGAATATTCCCTGTGTTGGAACAAAATGgtacaaggtgaaagaaaaaattaagaacTGTAGAGTTGAGTTATTGAAGTGGAACAGCTGCAAGAAAGGAAACTCATTGGAAAAGATTAAATGGTGCAAAAATCAGATTGAGGAGATAAAGGCATCAACAGATGAGAATAAAAAGCAACAAGTACAGGAAATGAAAAGACAATTGAAAATGGCATATGACGAGGAAGAAGCTTACTGGAACCAGAAATCTAGACTAAAGTGGCTGAAGGAGGGGGACAAAAACACTCAATTCTTCCATGCAACTGTAAAGGGAAGGAGGAAAAGGAATAGGCTCCAGAAACTGAGAATGGGGTGTGGAGAATGGACCACAAATGAAGAAGAGCTGGGGGGAGAAATAGCTAAATACTATGAGGACTTGTTTAAGTCGACAGCAGCTGGGGAGCTAGAGGAGATATTAGAGGGGATTCCTGTCACTATAACTGAACAAATGAACAAGGAATTGACTAAAAAagtgaatgaaaatgaaataaagacTGCTTTCTTTTCAATGGATCCTAATAAAGCTCCTGGCAGTGATGGCATGTCCCCcctcttttttcaaaaattctggaGCATTATTAAAAAGGATCTGGTAAATGCAATCCAAGGATTCTTTCATAATGGAGTCATTCTCAAAGCCATAAATCATACTGTTATCTCTCTGATTCCAAAGGTAGAATGCCCCACAGAGATTAATCAGTATAGACCTATTAGTCTGTGCCAAGTAGTGTATAAAGCTTTAGCAAAAATTCTGGTTAACAGATTAAAGCCTTTCCTAAGTAGGTGTATCAGCAAAAGTCAGTCTGCATTTGTTCCAGATAGGCAAATTTTAGACAATGTCATTCTATCTCATGAGTTGATGCACTTCCTTAAAAACAAAAGGCTTGGTAGAGAGGGTTCGATGGCAGTGAAGTTGGACATGTCAAAAGCCTACGATAGAGTTGAATGGAGATTCTTAAAGGCAGTTATGGAAAAAATGGGATTCTGCTCCACCTGG GAAGCTGAGAAGTTGATAAAGATTCTCAAAGTGTACGAAGAGGCAACAGGTCAGCTTATCAACATGGAGAAGTCATCAGTCTTCTTTAGCAAAAACACAATGCCAACTGTGAAGAGTGAAGTCTGTCAGGTAATGGGATCAATTCAACAGGTAGGACAAGGCAAATATCTTGGGTTACCAATGATTATAACAAGATCTAAGGAGCAAGTTTTTGGATTCATTAGGAACTCTATAGATAAGAAGCTGCAAGGATGGAGGAATAAGTTGCTGAGCCAAGGAGGAAAATAG
- the LOC113711361 gene encoding uncharacterized protein, with protein sequence MHQMQLSLKGKTQSLEPCSQMNDLFSNMYNEGWRNVPNLSWRNQGITPMGQPGFPGQSQGSQYLPSLAQEKKPSVENMMLQYIQKLEQITQSQQASIQRFEKKVGPLSKGITEKGQDKLPSTTQVNPKEATMAITLRSGKVLDDPEAKVKPVLEKKNEVKVDDGTEKIEDEHDGLGKKCEDDQCIKVPEVKTYVPLIPFLQRFKKKAADEIYQKFVGMFKKLQVNMPFSEVLANILAYAKFSKEIVSNKKKLKDFAEVSLTEECNAILQNHLLIKMKDPGSFTVPCQFEHLLVDKCLCDLGSSVNLMPLSFFRKLKFTNLVPTQVILQLADHSVCYPMGIVEDLLVKVGKFYFPTDFIVFDMEEDISIAIILGRGFLATRGATIDLLEGKLTLKVGTEKEEFNVFEPLKYPSYEESCSYIAATDELYGEKCLRAGHRFFAFA encoded by the coding sequence ATGCATCAGATGCAATTGTCGCTAAAAGGCAAAACTCAATCTTTAGAGCCATGTTCTCAAATGAATGATCTCTTTTCTAATATGTATaatgagggatggagaaatgtCCCTAATTTATCATGGAGAAATCAAGGGATCACCCCTATGGGACAGCCTGGGTTCCCAGGTCAGTCGCAGGGATCTCAATATCTACCTTcgcttgctcaagaaaagaagccAAGTGTTGAAAATATGATGTTGCAATACATACAGAAATTGGAGCAAATAACTCAATCTCAACAAGCTTCTATTCAACGTTTTGAGAAAAAAGTAGGCCCATTGTCGAAGGGAATAACTGAGAAGGGGCAAGATAAACTGCCTAGTACTACTCAGGTGAATCCTAAAGAAGCTACAATGGCAATAACTCTTCGCTCAGGGAAGGTGTTGGATGATCCTGAAGCTAAAGTAAAGCCAGTACttgagaagaaaaatgaggTTAAAGTGGATGATGGAACTGAAAAAATTGAGGATGAGCATGATGGCTTGGGCAAAAAGtgtgaagatgatcaatgtatAAAGGTGCCAGAAGTTAAAACTTATGTGCCACTTATCCCCTTCCTGCAAAGGTTTAAGAAGAAGGCAGCTGATGAGATATATCAAAAGTTTGTTGGTATGTTTAAGAAGTTACAAGTTAATATGCCTTTCTCCGAAGTTTTGGCAAATATCCTTGCTTATGCAAAGTTCTCAAAGGAGATAGTATCTAATAAAAAGAAGTTAAAGGACTTTGCAGAGGTGTCCCTTACTGAGGAATGCAATGCAATACTTCAAAATCATCTTCTAATTAAGATGAAAGATCCAGGGAGTTTTACTGTGCCTTGTCAATTTGAACATCTTCTTGTTGATAAATGTTTATGTGACCTTGGATCTAGTGTTAATTTGATGCCTTTATCATTTTTCAGGAAATTGAAGTTTACCAACCTAGTGCCTACTCAAGTGATTCTACAATTGGCTGATCATTCAGTGTGTTATCCAATGGGTATTGTAGAAGATCTATTGGTTAAAGTTggtaaattttattttcctactgattttattgtttttgaTATGGAGGAAGATATTTCTATAGCTATTATCCTTGGTAGAGGGTTCTTAGCTACGAGGGGAGCTACTATAGATTTACTTGAAGGAAAATTAACTCTAAAGGTTGGTACAGAGAAAGAAGAATTTAATGTTTTTGAACCCTTAAAGTATCCTTCTTATGAGGAATCTTGTTCCTATATTGCTGCTACTGATGAGTTGTATGGTGAAAAATGTCTTAGAGCAGGACATAGGTTTTTTGCCTTTGCATGA